From the Chelonoidis abingdonii isolate Lonesome George chromosome 4, CheloAbing_2.0, whole genome shotgun sequence genome, the window CAGAGACATTTAGCAGCTGAATAATATACTGCAAGTAACCACGGCATTACAGGGGCTATCTCTGTTGTGTTCACAGATTAGCATCAATTGCCTTGCCACCTCCTGCTAGGCTGCAATTGTGACATGTAGAAGCAGTGACTTCTGATGccatacagggccggtgcaaccatttaggcggactaggcagttgcctagggcgccaagatttgggggtgccaaaaagcggcgcccctcAATTTATTCTTAAAtagttgagcagccgctgctgctgggacagagagggagtctgagctgccggtggcagcccagggtgtcccctgggtcagtgcgccaccgcagccggcagcccagggggtcccctgggtcaccgcgctgctgccagcagcctagggggtcccctgggtcaccatgccaccgcggcagccggcagcccaggaggtcccctgggtcagggcgctgccgtggcagcccAGAGGTTCAAGCTGCCGGcggtgcactgacccaggggaattcctgggctgcaggcagaagcTCAGAATCCCTTTCCCTTCCAGAGCAAGGGCTCCAGCCTATGCAATTTTTCTCGTTGCCGGCAGTGGTGCCagcggctgggcagagctgcgcagctctgcttaggacacgtggcaggagccctgcgacGGCAGCgtgacaccagggcttctggaggaaagcagcagctgccccctggctcagccttcatgtcagccccagcgaggggcacggagaagaaaagagcctcagcggtggtctggtggagcggaggaagaaagaggaccccgacGCTCATGCGCTGGGCAAGGTtagcaagtgcttccccacagcttggcctcaggtgcctgtgctcctgcccccttggtccttggctggtccctgctcctgctccccttgtgcctggaaggctggagagaacagcagcctgcagagctgagctgtccCAGTGCCCCCAGACActtccctgaccccatcccctccacagccctgacccccagctccgagtccagtccctctgagctggaaaccccctgaccccatcccctccacagccctgacccccagctgacagatagtgtccctcagttattgctcttcgcatcctcttgactctcccagtttctgtggccagtggtgagcgaagcttctcgaagctcaagttgataaaaacatacatgcgaacatcaatgttgcaacaaagacttgttgggctatctaccttgtcactagaacatgacattgctcacagcattgacttggaggaacttgtttctaaatttggtAAACTTAAAGCGTGGAAACATacattctaaattataacatgttactctatgaccgtgtattgtgtataatatatgtgattttttggggggtagggttggggggcgcaagatggaagtttcgcctagggcgcaaaatatccttgcacctgccctgatGCCATATCAAACTGACCTCCCCAATACTTCCCTGCCTGATTATTGATGGGACATGCTGCAGCTGGGCGTGAAGGCCTCTTGCAGTGGTGACATAGGTGAAGTGAAGGCACATGTGGAAAgcacatatacacctctaccgcaatataatgcaacctgatataacacaaattcggatataaggTGGTAAAGCAGTGGtccggggggcgggggctgtgcactctggtggatcaaagcaagtttgatttaacgctgtttcacctataacgcggtaagattttttggctcctgaggacagcgttatatcgaggtagaggtgtaattgaaaatttttattaattttctagGGCAAAAAGTTTTGGGTCTTTAAATCACTTGCTGCTGCTATTCTGGGAGCTCAATTCTGTTCTGGGGAGAGGAAGCCAATACAGCAAAGACAAACAGCAATGCTGGTAGATGCGTCCTCTCAAACAGAAATCTACTTTGCTGATCCTCTGAATAGGGGAAAATTGTGCTCAGGTCTCCCTGGCTGCTGACGGCAGTATATGTACTAGCCAGCTGGAGAAGGGGGCTGGATATGCTCAACATTGAAGCCGGCATTCCTCCCAGTGTATTCTTGTGTAGTATGGAAGGATTCTGCCTCATTTGTAGTATTGAAGCAAGAGGAATGATTGTTCCGTCTATGACCATCTTCCCCTTGCACACTAGCAAAGGACAGGCTATAGTTAGATAGCTGAATCCTCCTATGCTAATGATTGTATTGTACAAAATATCAGGTTTACTTCAAGTACATATAGGTGCACTGTAGGTGTCAAAAAACCAGACAGTGTCTCTAGCTACACCTCAGCTGGGGAACAGGAGTGGCAGCAGAGAGAGTCTGTTAGAGTTGGTTTTGCGTGGCTTACCTGTCCCCTAATATACGGGACATATTTACATAAACATGGAATTCGAGACATGGAAATAAAATCCAGGATTATCATAACCTCATCTGATACAACAGGAATGATAAGGCAGGGAAACAGTGGCCTCAATCTTGCAACATGTCTTTATAAACTGACCTTCTAATCCATTGTAGATGTTAGCTCTGGAGAAAGGTGCACAGTATCCTTACATGACTAGAGTTACTATATGAGTCAATGGTCACAAACAGGGATgagcaggagagaagagatggggaaatAGTGATGCCCCGAGAAAAGACCACCAAAGGATGGCTTGCTATGTCCCTCAGTAACTCTGCCAGTGGgagttcctttcccttcccttgacCAGGTATGGTCCATGGGGATTACTTAGTGGAGAGACCAAGCCTGAGGCTTTGGAGTATCAAAAAGGTACAGCAAAGTAAGGAAATAATACTGAGTTTTCCCCTTACCTTCCTCTGAGATTCTGTACGTGGTGCAGGAAAGCCTTTAATTTAGTGAGCTTCTCTTTGGAGCCCAAGTCATTTTCAGCATGATCAATAAAGCCAGAGTCTTCCACCTGCTCCTCCAGTCCAGATGATTCGGGGACACTACTACACAAGAGTACAAATATACAAAGCCAAGGCTTATTCTTCAATCTGCACATTAGGTACCTGCTTGATTTTTGCAATATTCCTCCTTCACTTGCTGTCCTACCAGTTCTTAAAGACaatgatcctcagctggtgtatattgggagagctccactgaagtcagatttatatcagctgaggtgCTGACTTTTATGTGAAAATGGCTACATAGAAatatagggttggaaggaacctcaagtgGTCATCTGGGCCCACTCATGCCCtccccacactgaggcaggaccaagtaaacctagtcCATCCCTGACCAgtgttttgtctaacctgttctttaaagacctccagtgatggggattccacaacctcccttggtaacctattcgaGTGCTTAATTATTCTTGTGAAAAAGTGACAAAAAACTagtgagaatttttttcctaatctccaacctaaatctcccatgctgTAAAAAAGTTTAAAGCATGCCAAAACTCAGCTCAATCATTGTGCTGAATGTTATCTTTGTAACAAGCTGAGATAAACATGTATCCCGCTCAACTCAGGCAACAAATTTTAATTCAAATTGGCTTGTTCAGGTGCCCTAAAAATCACTGGCAATGGTCTGTGCCAGTAACTTATGGAACTGTTTAGCAATGAGCTGATATGTTGATTCAGCTCAGACTTTACCGAGGTTAGCCTTATTTTTAACAAGGGCTGAGATCCAGCAAATCCCAGGGAGTttagtgggagttgcaggtgttCTGCACTGCTGGAAGTCAAAGCAAGTGTTTGAAGGATAACATTGCTTCTCAATATTGCctctcttcctctgcagcatgggcatgTGTCACAATATGGGATCATGTGGGCACATCTCAcccaatcaattccctgccactgcaggggcctcagatagtggtgcacctcagtctctcctgttctttGCCTTTGGCACACCACAGCTTAGTCAAACCAAAGCATTTCAGGAAATGaaagtcattgggctcaatggagGAATATTTGGGGGGAATTTCATGagctgtgctatacaggaggtcagactagatgatctaatggtcccttctaggcTTAAACTCTGTGAAACCTATGAAAATCCCCTTCCTTGTTGCCTGGCTCATTGTAACGAGACCCTGGCCCAGATTCTCAATCGAGTATGCCGATTTACTTCCTCTTGAAGACGTGGTCCTCTGTTTTTAATACATCTTATCCTTGTGACACCTATCCCAGCTCCATTCTACATCCTGACTGGTTTTCCAGAACGTAAATTCTTCACAGTAGGCAGTCAACCTAGGGAGGAATGACTTAACTTCCGCTCCATCATCCCCAAGAGCACCCATACAGCATCTTGAAACTAAAATCTAATGCATCTTCAGGGATCACACTAGAGGTGAACCtcccaggaaaaacaaaatgccTCCAGGATGGGAACTGGGAAGGAACTATTTTGTTATCTGAGGAGGCCCTTTCCTCGAGGAAAGAGCCTCCTCAGATAACAAAATAGTTCCTTCCCAGGACTGAATTAGGCCTTAATGCTTCCATTGATCTTTGTGCTCTAGTTATTTGCTAGAGCCCAGGGATGGGGTGAGGATGGATACTATTGTACTAAGCGTCTAGTGACCTGACTTAGATTGGGGCCCATTGCACTAGGTATTGCGTGGACTCACATGACCTGactgacttcagggggagctCGGTAGCTCAACACCTCGGCTGATAGAAACAGACAGTCTCTGCTCTCTGTAGCTGAAAATTGATATAAAAGGCAAGACTTGACAGGTGGGGCAATGGAAAAGGCATTGGATGGGTACTTGGGAGATctctgttctgttcccagctctgctacagacctactgtgtgaccttgggcaaatcatttcacctctgtttgcccATCCACCCTGTGTCTGCCTGgtttatttagactgcaagctcttcaggacaaACTCTCTCTCTTACTCTCTGTGACTGCAGAAGCATCTTATGATGAGatgtgttgggcaaccttaataggtGATGCTACCAGCTTTGCCTGTAATAACACACAAGTGGGCAGGGTAATGTTGCAGAGGGGTGTTTACATGCCTGTGACCGTACATCAGACACTGGCAGTCAGGGTAGACTCAGCAGTAGTAGTGAGTGGGCAGGGAACAATACAGAGCTAGCTCTGGTGTCTGAAGCTTTCAGAAGTCCGGGAAGTACATACTGCTCTCTCTCCCTGGAGGATGAGCACCTGTCACTCTGCATTCTGGCTGCCTGTTTTCTAGCTGTAAGCTGACGCCTGTGACAGGTTGAATTGCCAATAAGTCACTTTCCTTTCCCAGTATATGTATTTGTTACCTGCGCTTGTAGCCCACCAGAGACTTGATTAGTTTCTGAACCTGAGCGTTTCCTCTCATCTTGCTGAGTTCACTGGTGAACATGCCATCAGAATGCCTCTGGTACCTGCGCttccagaaagagagaaaataaatgtgcttgccctgagactcctctctctcttctaagGGACTTGGATCGCACCTGTAATTGCTGCACAAGTGGGCCTTTACTGCTCAGATAGGCTCTTGCTCCCAACACTGTGTATTAGGATTGACCCACGGGATCAGAACTTAAAGGAGAGATAAGTTGCCTCTCTTATGTGTATTGATTATGCACTGACATAGATAACTGAAAAGGAACAGTTCTAGACTGGCATACGGCTTACTCTAGATGACATACGATCAAGTCAGCTGTTCGTATTTAGAAaaaatgatcaatttttttttaaaataaaggtttcCCCTCCTCACCTCCACACCCCACAAAAACATCATCTAGTTGCATAAAAACAATGAGAAATCCAGTgacaccttaaaaactaacaaattACCCACAGACTGTCTCTGCTTTTTCCCTTGTTACCTCAGGCTTGGAATTGTAAGTGTACAGCAACACACCACGCCTCCGTTGGCATAGACACCCAAGGGGAAAGGGGAAGTCCTTATTCCAGccttcctcaggcaaaactccttcCCAGTATGTTCAGAGGGAGCTACGCCTGAGTGGGCTCTGCAGGGCTGACGAATGAGCTCTCTAGAGTCAGATCTGGTTGCATGCAAGGCAGAGTTTGTCCCTGAAGCACtagggctggattctgccccATGCTGGCTCCCCTTTGGGCTGCTCTGGCTACCAAAGAATTCACCTAGTGAATTTGAAGCTGCCCTGAAGCAGCAGTTGGGGATTCCCATGTGGAAGGTAATCACCTGTGGCTTAGCTGGCTTTATTCCACTCTCTCCTAGCCCCCCTCTTGTTGGAAGTAATGGGCCATTGAGAGCCCCTTGGGGGGTCCATTCCAGTgtgttagagcagccctgagatgGCTTTAGCTTTTGCAGCAGCTGAGCTGGCTTCTGGGTGCCATCGGGATGGAGGGTTCAGGAACCCAAGGtgcacctgaggatctggcctcacaTTTGGAATCAGGCTCCAGAGAAGGCCAGGCAGTTTCTTGCTAGTATTTGACTGGCTTGCTCTCTAGACCAAGCTATAGTCTCTTTTTTTAAGGCTTATCCTGATCTTTTTACACTTTGGAGTTCAGAGGTCACAACTGAACGAAGCAGGGAAGAACCAGTATATTTTACCTTTGATTGAGGCCCACGAGAGATTTGACTAACTTCTGCACATAGGCATTTTCATTCATCTTGCTGAGTTCACTGTTAAATACCCCGTCGGCATGTCTCTGAGCCCTGGGAGTTTAGAACAGAAAACCAAAATGGGCACAATGCCATGCTTTGGATGGGGTGGGTGTTTAAAATCATCCCtttgggagaggggggaagctgggaggcaGGACCACAGCTAGCCATTAATAGAAATCATAATTACCTTGGCCCACAATGAGAAACAGAAGCGTTCCaagtaggggtgggggaaggagggtgaaaAGGCAAAAGTTCAAAACATAAAAGGAGCAAATATTTAgagatttaaatatattttaaactaatCAGAAAGTTAAAATGTCTTATGTTCCTTTCTAGCTAGATTTAGAAGAGCCTGCCCATCACCACGTGTGATGGAATACACCCTGTGTTCGCACCCTACACACTGGTGCAGTAATCTTtctacaaagtatgccttgtgaggtatcatttgaaaactcataaacTGCTGGTCAGTTGTCGTGGTAAAATGAGTGTGGCAACATTGTGTGTGAAGTTATAAGTTcccctgtatgatgttattaacacatgttccaaaacCCACAGCACTGCCCAGGCAGAAGTCAGGTCTGTCCTAAACCaaggaatgtgtgcttgcctgaatttccatttaagcagtaaacagagccatcaagCAGGgcgggaaaacaaaggaagttcaaacaggtgaTTTAAAAACCAACAAGGAATACTCTTCCACACAGACTGTTTGTGGTCTTGGTCACAGCTGGGAATATTTTTCCCAGGGGGACTGaaattataaaaaggagggacaaacatccccaagacttcctgtgtgatggtGGGTGAGTCGCTTAGCCTTTCTGTGCtgtagttccccatctgtaaaatggggaaggTACTGTCCTATCTCCACAGGGGTgctgagaggagaaatacaacaaaGACTCTGAGGTGGTAGGGTAATAGGGTACGTATAAGTACCtgagagcaggggtgctggaacaatttgtatagtggaggtgctaagagccactgaaccaaactgtaagccctgtatataatggaaacctcttcaagtcagggggtgctgcagcactccttcACCCCagacccctagttccagcacctgtgcctgAGAGAGATGGGATTCTCAAGATTGGGCCACTAGAGTGTCTCGTTGGGGCAAGGATCTCTACAGGTCTACTGAAATATCTGGCATGCTTTGGCATTACGTAAATCAGGTAATGATACTTGGTGTAGCAAAGaacttcttcaaaacaaaaaacacacctcACTTAAATGAATGTTTCACTGTAAAGAAATGTCCAGTGTGCACATACTATCACCCCTGAGGGGTTGTAGGGTCAGACGCTCAGGGGCTctacttcagtggagtcacactgATTTAGCGTGGCTGAGGGCCTGGCACTACCCATGTTTTGTCAGCAGTTAGCTGgactaaactaaactaatctaTACAAAGGCACTCTTAGCGTGGAATAAGCGTATGCACACAGGGAGCAAGCGCAGAATAGCTACTGTGCTTTAAATTAACGCCCTAGCTATTTTGTACTAATTTCCCCATGAATTCGTTATGTAGACAAGAACTAatttagttacactggtgcaaacttGTGTGTAGGCACATAAATTGGTTAAAGAGTGAGTGGGtcatttcagtttagcttattCTGTTCTGACTGcaaaaataagagtgtccacacaaaaacttgcactggtttaaccaaatcagttaaaaaaaacaaacagttgcaACTTCTatatgtagacaagaccttagtttTCTAGCTGCTGGATCCTTAGAACAGAAAGTCATGGAAAGAAGGAGGGAAATGGAGTCCCAAAAGGATTCTTACCTTTCCAGAGCAGGAAACGTTGCTGAGAGTTGAGACAGGACAACCACAGAAATAACTAGCTGCCGGAGTCCAGTCAGCAGGGAGGCCATGATGTCTCCTGAAATGAAGCACTAGGTTTTGTGAGCAGTAAAATGAATGACCCTGTTATTtgtttggaacaatttactggtTGCACAGCGCCAGATATTGCTGTATTGCTATGCTAATAACACCATTGTAATGACATAAGGTAGTTCTTGCCAACACAGAGAGCATTCTGTGAAACATAAAAGATGAGCAGACCCAAATAATTTGCCCAGTCAGTAAATTACAAGCTGTTTGTATTCTATATGCCCCAGTGAAACCACAGATTGGATGTTTTAATGTTGAGATTCAGCGCAATGTAGAATGAGTAGACTGGTAATACATCTGGGCCATAACACAAAGGAGCAAATCCCACTCTGTTGTAACTGGATCTAAGTCAAaactccagggatgaatttggccataTATTTAGAAAtgggaggattaaaaaaaaaaaaattcaccaccACTGAATACATTCAGCTGTCAAAATACCTATAAGAAATCCAAGTCTAATATTTCAAACTGTCAGGCAAAAAAGCATATTTATTCAACACTATAATTCATCTGCACAAGCTGGGGGCTTGCCAGTGCTCATAGCCATGTGCAAGCATCCACTTGACACTAGAAAGGGGTGAGTAGCCAGTCTCAGCATCTGCACCTTCAAGGAAAATCTTCAAGCAGATGTTTATACTtgtattgtttaatttttttaaaaaccctgaaAGATGATCACCTGCAGTTGAAGCATGAGATGTTTTATGGACATTGGGGTATAGCCATAGCATAAATAAAGACAAAATCCCTCAGAGAAGGCAAGATCACAGGAAAGCCATGGGAAGAGAAGCATGTTCTACTCCATGCTGGTGAAATGGAGAAGGAGGAAGTGGACAGTGACAGCCTGCAGTGAGTGCTTAATACATGAGAGGTTCCTTTCAGTGAGCTCTGTCCAAGCTGGCTAGATATGTACTGGCCTCCCTGTTCCCCAGAATCCCACAGAAAGAATACCTCAGCTTCACTAAATTCTAGTTAGAAGGATCACCCCTTAACCAGTAGACACCCAAACAGCTCCTTTCTGAAGCCCATGCCATCAGCACAAATTCCTTTAGCTTACTACACATCTAATGGATGGGAATGTGTCTCTCATATATAAGCAGTGGCCCATTCCCCTTGTGTATGCTTATTTTCAGCAGCCTGCTTCTCCGACTGTCATCATCCTGAGCTATACTCGTTATGCACTGCAGGTGAGTTCACAATTTTATTGAACTTACACATTTACGAATGGTGCTATGTGTTCTTATATGCCAGTAGATGGCACACTTTCTATTAATTATATCCATATCTCACCATTATGTGGGTCTTTCACATAGAACCCGTAAAACGTTCCCCAGTCTCTTTCTGTACCATGTTCTAA encodes:
- the SCT gene encoding secretin, with amino-acid sequence MASLLTGLRQLVISVVVLSQLSATFPALERAQRHADGVFNSELSKMNENAYVQKLVKSLVGLNQRYQRHSDGMFTSELSKMRGNAQVQKLIKSLVGYKRSSVPESSGLEEQVEDSGFIDHAENDLGSKEKLTKLKAFLHHVQNLRGSLSKSDAREATQMIGQYICPVSKPLIEEMKAEVPVLD